A single genomic interval of Streptomyces sp. NBC_00663 harbors:
- a CDS encoding response regulator transcription factor, with the protein MTTPTRRVLIADDHAVVRAGLRALLNGTPDLEVIAEAGTGEEAVRLALALTPDVVLMDLRFGGRDDGIDGVEAIRRLTAQAPGLPVVMLTSYSGRADTVRALEAGARGYVLKAGPPEELFSAVRSAAEGGFGLAADLVGALVGQVVAPAPELTGREREVVRLMADGHSNRAIAGALYLSEATVKTHLVRVYRKLGVDNRAAAVAEAVRRGLLELT; encoded by the coding sequence ATGACGACCCCGACCCGGCGCGTCCTGATCGCCGATGACCACGCGGTCGTACGCGCGGGGCTGCGCGCCCTGCTGAACGGCACCCCCGACCTCGAAGTGATCGCGGAGGCCGGCACCGGCGAGGAGGCCGTGCGGCTCGCCCTGGCGCTGACACCCGATGTCGTCCTGATGGACCTGCGCTTCGGAGGCAGGGACGACGGCATCGACGGCGTCGAGGCGATCCGCCGGTTGACCGCCCAGGCTCCGGGTCTGCCGGTGGTGATGCTCACCAGCTATTCGGGACGGGCCGACACCGTGCGGGCGCTGGAGGCCGGGGCACGCGGCTATGTCCTCAAGGCCGGTCCGCCGGAAGAGCTCTTCAGCGCCGTCCGCAGCGCCGCCGAGGGCGGATTCGGGCTCGCGGCGGACCTGGTCGGCGCACTCGTCGGACAGGTCGTCGCCCCGGCGCCCGAACTGACGGGGCGGGAAAGGGAGGTCGTCCGGTTGATGGCCGACGGCCACAGCAACCGCGCCATCGCGGGCGCCCTGTATCTGAGCGAGGCGACCGTCAAGACACACCTGGTGCGCGTCTACCGCAAGCTCGGCGTCGACAACCGGGCGGCGGCGGTGGCCGAGGCGGTACGCCGGGGCCTGCTCGAACTCACCTGA
- a CDS encoding DEAD/DEAH box helicase → MNAQPSSPEPTVSPGLPPADSFDALGLPPDLARTMTDLGVTEPFPIQAATLPNALAGRNVLGRARTGSGKTLAFGLALLVRTAGLRADAKRPLALVLVPTRELAQQVSDALTPYAQTLKVRLATVVGGLSINRQQAALRAGVDVLIATPGRLTDLVERRDCHLDQVRITVLDEADQMCDLGFLPQVTEILDRVRPDGQRLLFSATLDRNVDQLVSGYLHDPVLASVDPAAGSVTTMEHHVLNIHAADKYATATEIAARDGRVLMFLDTKAGVDQFTRHLRASGIRAAALHSGKSQPQRMHTLGQFKDGAITVLVATNVAARGIHIDTLDLVVNVDPPADAKDYLHRGGRTARAGESGTVVTLVTPNQRRDVNRMMSDAGIRPTVTQVRSGEAKLTAITGAKRPPAGPKTTTGNVPFRGLGDRTGRPAKESRKAAEARKAAEARAAARVRRGR, encoded by the coding sequence ATGAACGCGCAGCCGTCGAGTCCTGAACCGACCGTGTCGCCCGGACTGCCTCCGGCCGACTCCTTCGACGCGCTCGGGCTGCCGCCGGACCTGGCGCGGACGATGACCGACCTCGGTGTGACCGAGCCCTTCCCGATCCAGGCGGCCACCCTGCCCAACGCCCTGGCCGGCCGCAACGTCCTCGGCCGCGCCCGGACCGGATCCGGCAAGACGCTGGCCTTCGGGCTGGCGCTCCTCGTCCGGACCGCGGGCCTGCGAGCGGACGCCAAGCGGCCGCTCGCGCTGGTCCTGGTGCCGACCCGGGAGCTCGCCCAGCAGGTGAGCGACGCGCTGACCCCGTACGCGCAGACCCTCAAGGTGCGGCTGGCGACCGTGGTCGGCGGGCTGTCGATCAACCGGCAGCAGGCGGCGCTGCGGGCCGGGGTCGACGTACTGATCGCGACGCCGGGACGGCTCACCGACCTCGTGGAGCGCCGGGACTGCCATCTCGACCAGGTGCGGATCACGGTGCTGGACGAGGCCGACCAGATGTGCGACCTGGGGTTCCTGCCGCAGGTCACGGAGATCCTGGACCGGGTGCGCCCCGACGGTCAGCGGTTGCTGTTCTCGGCCACGCTCGACCGCAACGTGGACCAGTTGGTGAGCGGCTATCTGCATGACCCGGTGCTCGCGTCGGTCGACCCCGCCGCGGGCTCGGTCACCACGATGGAACACCATGTGCTGAACATCCACGCCGCCGACAAGTACGCGACCGCGACCGAGATCGCCGCGCGGGACGGCCGGGTCCTGATGTTCCTGGACACCAAGGCCGGCGTGGACCAGTTCACCCGCCATCTCCGGGCGAGCGGCATCCGGGCCGCTGCCCTGCACAGCGGGAAGTCGCAGCCGCAGCGCATGCACACGCTGGGCCAGTTCAAGGACGGTGCGATCACCGTGCTGGTGGCCACCAACGTCGCCGCGCGCGGCATCCACATCGACACGCTCGACCTCGTCGTCAACGTCGACCCGCCGGCCGACGCCAAGGACTATCTGCACCGCGGTGGCCGCACGGCTCGCGCCGGGGAGTCCGGGACCGTGGTCACCCTGGTCACGCCCAACCAGCGACGCGACGTGAACCGGATGATGTCCGACGCCGGGATCCGGCCGACGGTCACCCAGGTGCGCTCCGGCGAGGCGAAGCTGACCGCCATCACCGGCGCGAAGCGCCCGCCGGCCGGGCCGAAGACCACCACCGGCAACGTCCCCTTCCGTGGCCTCGGCGACCGTACGGGCCGCCCCGCGAAGGAGTCCCGCAAGGCCGCCGAGGCCCGTAAGGCGGCGGAGGCCCGTGCCGCGGCCCGGGTCCGCAGGGGCCGCTGA
- a CDS encoding class I SAM-dependent methyltransferase, with protein sequence MTDDITAPTPVPATSSSPADAYAGDPAVRAEWDTRYADRQQLWSGEPNGALVAEVAGLAPGRVLDVGCGEGADAVWLARAGWEVTALDVSGVALERAAGHARDAGVTVRWTHAALTEASLPPASFDLVSAQYPALLRTPDAAAERALLDAVAPGGVLLLVHHAGMEGRSADDSGFDPADYVWPSMVAALLDADWEVQVDEQRPRVAPGGGAGAHHTDDVVLRARRLR encoded by the coding sequence ATGACCGACGACATCACCGCACCGACGCCCGTCCCCGCCACGTCCTCCTCGCCTGCCGACGCGTATGCCGGCGACCCCGCGGTGCGGGCGGAGTGGGACACCCGCTACGCCGACCGACAGCAGCTGTGGAGCGGCGAGCCCAACGGCGCGCTGGTGGCGGAGGTCGCCGGGCTCGCCCCCGGACGTGTGCTCGACGTGGGCTGCGGCGAGGGCGCCGACGCCGTGTGGCTCGCGCGCGCCGGCTGGGAGGTGACCGCGCTCGATGTCTCGGGCGTGGCGCTGGAGCGGGCGGCCGGGCACGCGCGGGACGCCGGCGTCACCGTGCGCTGGACGCACGCCGCACTGACCGAGGCGTCCCTCCCGCCGGCCTCCTTCGACCTGGTCTCCGCGCAGTACCCGGCGTTGCTGCGCACCCCCGACGCGGCGGCCGAACGCGCGCTGCTCGATGCCGTGGCACCCGGCGGCGTGCTGCTGCTCGTGCATCACGCGGGCATGGAGGGCCGGTCGGCGGACGACAGCGGCTTCGACCCGGCCGACTACGTCTGGCCCTCGATGGTCGCCGCGCTGCTCGACGCGGACTGGGAGGTGCAGGTGGACGAACAGCGGCCCCGCGTGGCTCCGGGCGGCGGCGCGGGCGCGCACCACACCGACGACGTGGTGCTGCGGGCCCGTCGGCTGCGCTGA